The proteins below are encoded in one region of Geomonas ferrireducens:
- a CDS encoding SDR family oxidoreductase translates to MELAGKVVLVTGANGGIGWALVQELLERGAAKVYAAARNIQAVAEMAKFDPGRVVALRIDVTHETSVATAAAQCQDVDLVINNAGVNHCKSLLDPDGLDCARQEIKVNYLGTLSMCRAFAPVLAARGGAIANVCSILGLVNLPVNGTYSASKAAGHSLLQGVRAELAPRGVKVYGVYPGPVDTRMTAGQEMSKATPSQVAKMILEGIAKDEEYIFPDAMSLDVRKGLLHAPKEVEKEFGAMVP, encoded by the coding sequence ATGGAATTGGCAGGCAAGGTAGTTTTGGTCACCGGCGCCAACGGCGGCATAGGGTGGGCACTGGTGCAGGAGTTATTGGAGCGTGGAGCGGCCAAAGTATATGCGGCGGCCCGCAACATCCAGGCGGTAGCCGAAATGGCGAAATTCGACCCGGGGCGCGTGGTCGCGCTGAGGATTGACGTGACCCATGAGACGAGCGTGGCAACGGCGGCGGCGCAATGCCAGGATGTCGATCTCGTCATCAACAACGCCGGGGTCAACCATTGCAAGAGCCTGCTCGACCCGGACGGGCTCGATTGCGCGCGCCAGGAGATCAAGGTCAACTACCTCGGCACCCTTTCCATGTGCCGTGCCTTCGCGCCTGTACTGGCCGCACGCGGCGGGGCGATAGCGAACGTCTGCTCCATCCTCGGTCTCGTGAACCTTCCCGTGAACGGAACCTACTCAGCCTCCAAGGCGGCCGGCCACTCGCTGCTGCAGGGGGTGCGCGCCGAACTGGCGCCGCGCGGCGTCAAGGTCTACGGGGTGTACCCAGGTCCGGTCGACACCAGGATGACCGCGGGGCAGGAGATGTCGAAAGCGACTCCGTCTCAGGTTGCGAAAATGATCCTGGAGGGCATCGCGAAAGACGAAGAGTACATCTTCCCTGATGCGATGTCGCTTGATGTGCGCAAGGGGCTGCTCCATGCCCCGAAAGAGGTCGAAAAGGAATTCGGCGCGATGGTGCCGTAA
- a CDS encoding winged helix DNA-binding protein produces the protein MPKKEIDISTMAGSGSNSEDNNVHIVTSAHLAVSYPESSEFEFGLIIAYHAFERWMVRCMNAAGAKDMAPLDILILHHINHRGKQKRLADICFILNIEDTHLATYSIKKLTNAGLVSGTKKGKEMFYSTTPNGSTICNNYRQVRDTCLIDSFTKSEDEAKTLAGIAKFLRNVSGSYDQASRAASSFDLASS, from the coding sequence ATGCCAAAGAAAGAGATCGATATCAGCACCATGGCAGGAAGCGGCTCAAACTCGGAAGATAATAACGTTCATATCGTTACGTCCGCCCACCTCGCCGTTTCCTATCCGGAGTCTTCCGAATTCGAATTCGGGCTCATCATCGCTTATCATGCCTTTGAACGCTGGATGGTGCGCTGCATGAACGCCGCCGGAGCCAAGGACATGGCGCCGCTCGACATACTGATCCTGCACCATATCAACCATCGGGGTAAGCAAAAGCGCCTTGCGGACATCTGTTTCATCCTGAACATCGAAGATACCCACCTTGCCACCTACTCAATCAAGAAGCTGACCAACGCGGGGCTGGTCAGCGGGACCAAGAAGGGGAAGGAAATGTTTTACTCAACCACCCCCAACGGTTCGACCATCTGCAACAACTACAGGCAGGTACGTGACACCTGTCTCATAGACAGCTTCACCAAGAGCGAGGACGAAGCGAAGACGCTGGCCGGTATCGCCAAATTCCTACGCAACGTTTCGGGCAGCTACGACCAGGCTTCCCGTGCAGCATCCTCATTCGACCTGGCCTCATCCTGA
- a CDS encoding acetyl-CoA carboxylase biotin carboxyl carrier protein subunit: MAYIVTCNEEEWHIGVEERHPGLYVVHLGGKEYLVDYHESRDNLLSLIINGRSYEVDLDLSDKGEVYQVDIQGDHFELDVMEEKRKKLASKLSAGLSGRQEITAPMSGNVCKVLVKEGDLVESGQVLMILEAMKMMNELKAPVAGVIGSLKATEGVPVATNELLCVVEPAG, from the coding sequence ATGGCATACATCGTCACCTGCAACGAAGAAGAGTGGCACATCGGGGTGGAAGAGCGCCATCCCGGGCTGTACGTGGTTCACTTGGGCGGCAAGGAATACCTGGTGGATTACCATGAATCCAGAGACAACCTCCTCTCCCTGATCATAAACGGCAGATCGTACGAAGTGGATCTGGACCTTTCCGATAAAGGTGAGGTGTACCAGGTCGACATACAGGGTGATCACTTCGAGCTGGATGTAATGGAGGAGAAGCGGAAAAAGCTCGCCAGCAAGCTCTCTGCGGGGCTTTCAGGAAGGCAGGAGATCACCGCCCCCATGTCCGGCAATGTCTGCAAGGTCCTGGTCAAGGAAGGTGACCTGGTCGAATCCGGCCAGGTGCTGATGATTCTTGAAGCGATGAAGATGATGAACGAGCTCAAGGCACCGGTGGCCGGTGTGATAGGAAGCTTGAAGGCCACTGAGGGTGTTCCCGTTGCGACCAACGAATTGCTGTGTGTCGTGGAACCGGCCGGGTAG
- a CDS encoding acetyl-CoA carboxylase biotin carboxylase subunit — MPADKLFQKVLIANRGEIAIRIIRACQELQIPTVAVYSEADRASLHVRVADEAYCIGPAPASRSYLRTDTIIEVAKKSGCDAIHPGYGFLSETAEFAELCAAEGITFIGPNPGAIRIMGNKIEARKVAAAQDVPLVPGMLAELRDDEDAQQAAAEIGYPIMVKAVHGFGGKGMRRVERPEDLTRLVRAARSESFNCFGRKAVYLERCIERPRHIEIQIFGDGNGHVVHFMERECSIQHRNQKMIEEAPSTIVDDELRGKLGEAAVRIARAVGYDSAGTVEFLVNGATKEFFFLEMNTRLAVEHPVTEAVTGTDLCKEMIRVAAGLPLAFQQKDIAFRGHAIECHIHAEDPDHDFFPIAGRIDGLRTPGGPGVRDDSGMYEGLDVPPYYDPHLAKLVVWAGTRERCISRTRRALSEYFVKGIKTTIPFCERVMQNEHFIEGDYDTTFIDSRFDREDAAREKPHLEVALLAVVIKAFRNDKAKLGKSTPVPDGTPQGKSGWKMSGRIKR, encoded by the coding sequence ATGCCCGCTGACAAGCTCTTTCAAAAGGTGCTCATCGCCAACCGCGGCGAGATCGCCATACGAATCATCCGCGCCTGCCAGGAACTCCAGATACCGACGGTGGCCGTGTACTCCGAGGCGGACCGCGCCTCGCTGCACGTGAGGGTCGCCGATGAAGCCTACTGTATCGGCCCGGCGCCCGCCTCCCGTTCCTACTTGCGGACCGACACCATCATCGAGGTGGCGAAGAAATCCGGCTGTGACGCCATCCATCCCGGGTACGGTTTCCTCTCCGAGACTGCGGAATTCGCCGAACTCTGCGCCGCGGAAGGGATCACCTTCATCGGCCCAAACCCGGGCGCCATCCGGATCATGGGAAACAAGATCGAGGCCCGCAAGGTGGCGGCCGCGCAGGACGTGCCGCTCGTCCCCGGCATGCTGGCGGAGTTGCGCGACGACGAAGATGCCCAGCAGGCAGCGGCCGAAATCGGTTACCCCATCATGGTCAAAGCGGTGCACGGCTTCGGCGGCAAGGGGATGCGCAGGGTGGAGCGGCCGGAGGACCTGACCAGGCTGGTGCGGGCGGCCCGCTCCGAGTCGTTCAACTGCTTCGGCAGAAAGGCGGTCTACCTGGAGCGCTGCATCGAAAGGCCTCGCCACATAGAGATCCAGATATTCGGCGATGGAAACGGACACGTGGTCCATTTCATGGAGCGAGAGTGTTCCATCCAGCACCGGAACCAGAAAATGATCGAAGAGGCGCCCTCGACCATAGTGGATGATGAACTCCGCGGCAAATTGGGCGAAGCGGCGGTCCGCATCGCCCGGGCGGTCGGCTACGATTCGGCGGGAACGGTCGAGTTCCTGGTGAACGGGGCGACAAAGGAATTCTTCTTCCTGGAGATGAATACCCGTCTGGCGGTCGAGCACCCGGTCACCGAGGCAGTCACCGGCACGGACCTCTGCAAGGAGATGATCCGTGTGGCAGCCGGTCTACCGCTGGCCTTCCAGCAAAAGGACATCGCCTTCCGCGGCCACGCCATCGAATGCCACATTCACGCGGAGGATCCGGACCATGACTTCTTCCCGATCGCGGGACGCATCGACGGCCTGCGCACGCCGGGCGGCCCCGGTGTCCGCGACGACTCCGGTATGTACGAGGGGCTCGACGTCCCCCCCTACTACGATCCGCACCTGGCGAAACTCGTGGTCTGGGCCGGTACCCGGGAGCGCTGCATCAGCCGCACCCGGCGGGCGCTCTCCGAGTACTTCGTGAAGGGGATCAAGACCACCATACCTTTCTGCGAACGGGTCATGCAGAACGAGCACTTCATTGAAGGCGACTACGACACGACCTTCATCGACAGCAGGTTCGACAGGGAGGATGCCGCCAGGGAAAAACCGCACCTGGAGGTGGCGCTGCTCGCCGTCGTCATCAAGGCTTTCCGGAACGACAAGGCAAAGCTCGGCAAGAGCACGCCAGTTCCGGACGGCACCCCGCAAGGCAAATCAGGCTGGAAGATGAGCGGCCGCATCAAGCGCTGA
- a CDS encoding acyl-CoA carboxylase subunit beta yields the protein MTIENKLHLLQAKNEEAELGGGADRIEKHHKSGRLTARERIAVLLDEGSFNEIDKFVTHRCHNFGMEKQKIAGDGVVTGYGTIEGRPAYVFAQDFTVFGGSLSKSYAEKIVKIMDMALKNGAPVIGLNDSGGARIQEGVDSLAGYADIFLRNVTSSGVVPQLSAIMGPCAGGAVYSPAITDFVFMVKDTSYMFITGPEVIKTVTHEEVTKEELGGAMTHNSKSGCAHFACSDDEECLLMMRELFSFIPLNNMEDPPRTACEDDINRCEDALRTMIPDDPNVPYDMKEVIKAVVDDRYFFEVQEHYAKNLVVGFARLNGRPVGVVANQPIFLAGALDVDSSLKGARFTRFCDSFNIPLVIFEDVPGFMPGVGQELGGIIKHGAKLLYAMAEATVPKITVITRKAYGGAYCVMNSKHIRGDYSMAFPTAEIAVMGPEGAVNIIHRAEMYASDNPQETRKSLVRDYREKFANPYNAAELGYIDEVIDPAATRSKLISVLEMCKNKRDANPPRKHGNIPL from the coding sequence ATGACCATCGAAAACAAACTCCATCTTTTGCAGGCAAAAAACGAAGAGGCCGAACTGGGCGGCGGCGCCGACAGGATCGAGAAGCATCACAAGTCCGGCCGACTGACCGCCAGGGAACGTATCGCGGTCCTGCTGGACGAGGGGAGCTTCAACGAGATCGACAAGTTCGTGACGCACCGTTGCCACAACTTCGGCATGGAGAAGCAGAAGATCGCAGGCGACGGTGTCGTGACCGGCTACGGCACCATCGAAGGGAGGCCTGCCTATGTGTTCGCCCAGGACTTCACCGTGTTCGGCGGGTCACTCTCCAAGAGCTACGCCGAAAAGATCGTGAAGATCATGGACATGGCCCTGAAAAACGGCGCGCCGGTGATCGGCCTGAACGATTCGGGGGGCGCCCGGATCCAGGAGGGAGTCGATTCGCTGGCAGGCTACGCGGACATCTTCCTGCGCAACGTAACCTCCTCGGGGGTGGTGCCGCAGCTGTCGGCCATAATGGGCCCCTGCGCGGGAGGGGCGGTCTATTCGCCTGCCATCACCGATTTCGTCTTCATGGTGAAGGACACCTCCTACATGTTCATCACCGGGCCGGAGGTCATCAAGACAGTGACCCACGAGGAAGTGACGAAGGAGGAATTGGGCGGGGCCATGACCCACAACTCGAAGTCCGGCTGCGCCCACTTCGCCTGTTCGGACGACGAGGAGTGCCTGCTGATGATGCGCGAGCTCTTCTCCTTTATCCCGCTGAACAACATGGAGGACCCTCCCCGGACGGCGTGCGAAGACGATATCAATCGCTGCGAGGATGCCCTGCGCACCATGATTCCTGACGACCCCAACGTCCCCTACGACATGAAGGAGGTCATCAAGGCCGTGGTCGACGACCGCTACTTCTTCGAGGTCCAGGAACACTACGCGAAGAACCTGGTGGTCGGCTTCGCCCGGTTGAACGGCAGGCCGGTCGGCGTCGTAGCGAACCAGCCGATCTTTCTGGCCGGGGCCTTGGACGTCGATTCATCCCTCAAGGGGGCACGCTTCACCCGTTTCTGCGACAGCTTCAACATCCCCTTGGTCATCTTCGAGGACGTCCCCGGTTTCATGCCGGGGGTGGGACAGGAGCTTGGGGGCATCATCAAGCATGGCGCCAAACTCCTCTACGCCATGGCCGAGGCAACGGTACCCAAGATCACCGTCATCACCCGCAAGGCCTACGGCGGCGCTTACTGCGTCATGAACTCCAAACATATCCGCGGCGACTACAGCATGGCCTTCCCCACGGCTGAGATCGCGGTGATGGGGCCGGAAGGTGCCGTGAACATCATTCACCGCGCCGAGATGTACGCTTCGGACAACCCGCAGGAAACCCGGAAGTCACTGGTTCGGGATTACCGCGAGAAGTTCGCCAACCCGTACAACGCCGCCGAGCTCGGCTACATCGACGAGGTCATCGATCCCGCGGCGACCCGCTCGAAGCTCATCAGCGTGCTCGAGATGTGCAAGAACAAACGCGACGCGAACCCGCCGCGCAAGCACGGCAACATACCCCTGTAA
- a CDS encoding LamB/YcsF family protein: MHIDLNCDMGEGFGAYTIGSDEQVMPFITSANIACGFHASDPATIRNTVRMAKAHGVAVGAHPSYPDLVGFGRRPMELSAEEVTADLIYQIGALSAFCKCEGIKLQHVKPHGALYNKAAVSRPIALAITEAMKALDPELYLVCLSNSEMVAAAKETGIRYVEEVFADRAYTSEGKLVPRNQPGAVIHDPALAAERVLTMVRDRSVISIDGTPVPLNAQTICVHGDTAEAIEMIRIIRSRLEQEKVHLKAFGSYAG, encoded by the coding sequence ATGCACATCGATTTGAATTGCGACATGGGCGAAGGGTTCGGGGCGTACACCATCGGCAGTGACGAACAGGTCATGCCCTTCATCACCTCGGCGAACATAGCCTGCGGGTTTCACGCATCCGACCCGGCGACGATCCGGAATACGGTCAGGATGGCCAAGGCACACGGTGTCGCCGTTGGAGCACATCCCTCCTACCCCGACCTGGTCGGCTTCGGGAGACGTCCCATGGAACTCTCGGCAGAGGAGGTCACTGCGGATCTCATCTACCAGATAGGCGCCCTGTCGGCGTTCTGCAAGTGCGAAGGGATCAAACTGCAGCACGTAAAGCCCCACGGGGCACTCTACAATAAGGCCGCCGTCAGCCGCCCCATAGCCCTCGCCATTACGGAAGCGATGAAGGCCCTGGATCCGGAACTGTACCTCGTATGCCTGAGCAATTCCGAGATGGTGGCTGCGGCCAAGGAAACCGGCATCCGGTACGTGGAAGAGGTCTTCGCCGACCGCGCATACACGAGTGAAGGAAAGCTCGTGCCGCGCAACCAGCCGGGTGCGGTGATCCATGATCCGGCGCTGGCGGCGGAACGGGTTCTGACCATGGTGAGGGACCGCAGCGTGATTTCCATCGACGGCACCCCGGTTCCGCTCAACGCCCAGACCATCTGCGTTCACGGCGATACGGCGGAAGCCATCGAGATGATCCGGATCATCAGGTCGAGGCTTGAGCAGGAAAAGGTCCATCTGAAGGCATTCGGCAGCTACGCGGGCTAA
- a CDS encoding 5-oxoprolinase subunit C family protein: protein MCTVIKPGMLTTVQDRGRTGYRAFGMPVSGVMDRYAATMANILAGNEPGAAVLEMTMLGGTFRFPNETYLAVCGADMQGTLNGKKIQNWSAFYVPANSELSFGYAVNGCRSYIAFYGGIEVPKVMGSRSTYTRAGIGGFDGRALKADDVIEIGKAGEMPCAPRALSYHHLPKYGNEVRLRVIPGPQDGLFTAEGLQSLFSKSFTVSSRNDRMGVLLEGPTVEHASGADIISDALSAGAIQVPGDGHPIVMMADCQTTGGYAKIGFVIGPDLSRLAQAKAGDSVTFVECSDQEAVAALAAESAAYEKTAVGVSHGPLGGAPVKGAAASKEV from the coding sequence ATGTGCACTGTGATCAAGCCGGGGATGCTGACGACCGTCCAGGACCGGGGACGTACCGGGTATCGCGCCTTCGGGATGCCGGTTTCCGGGGTCATGGACCGTTACGCCGCAACCATGGCCAATATCCTGGCCGGTAACGAACCCGGAGCCGCCGTCCTGGAAATGACCATGCTGGGGGGGACCTTCCGGTTCCCCAACGAGACCTACCTGGCCGTTTGCGGGGCCGATATGCAGGGGACGCTGAACGGCAAAAAGATCCAAAACTGGTCCGCCTTTTACGTTCCCGCTAACAGCGAACTTTCCTTCGGCTACGCGGTGAACGGTTGCCGGAGTTATATCGCCTTCTACGGCGGCATCGAGGTCCCCAAAGTCATGGGAAGCAGATCGACCTATACCCGTGCCGGGATAGGCGGGTTTGACGGACGGGCGCTCAAGGCCGATGACGTCATCGAAATCGGCAAGGCAGGCGAGATGCCCTGCGCACCTCGCGCGCTGTCGTACCATCACCTGCCCAAATACGGCAACGAGGTGCGCCTGCGGGTGATCCCGGGGCCGCAGGACGGCCTCTTCACCGCCGAGGGGTTGCAGTCGCTTTTCAGCAAGAGCTTCACCGTTTCGTCCAGGAACGACCGGATGGGCGTCCTGCTCGAAGGCCCGACCGTCGAGCATGCCTCCGGGGCCGACATCATCTCGGACGCGCTGAGCGCCGGGGCGATACAGGTGCCGGGAGACGGGCATCCCATCGTCATGATGGCGGATTGCCAGACCACCGGCGGCTACGCCAAGATCGGCTTCGTGATCGGGCCCGACCTTTCAAGGCTGGCACAGGCGAAGGCAGGAGACAGCGTCACCTTTGTGGAGTGCAGCGATCAGGAGGCCGTCGCAGCGCTGGCCGCGGAAAGTGCCGCCTACGAGAAGACCGCTGTCGGGGTAAGTCACGGGCCATTGGGGGGCGCGCCGGTAAAAGGCGCGGCTGCAAGCAAGGAGGTTTGA